The Temnothorax longispinosus isolate EJ_2023e chromosome 4, Tlon_JGU_v1, whole genome shotgun sequence genome has a window encoding:
- the Nuak1 gene encoding uncharacterized protein Nuak1 isoform X1 encodes MINADKMVVGEASIHNIMGGMESTGGVRLHNHKRKLKQRFDIIKKLGQGTYGKVQLGINKETGQEVAIKTIKKCKIETEADLIRIRREIQIMSSVQHPNIIHIYEVFENREKMVLVMEYAAGGELYDYLSERKVLGEHEARRIFRQIATAVFYCHKHKICHRDLKLENILLDQVGNAKIADFGLSNVFDEQRLLSTFCGSPLYASPEIVKGTPYHGPEVDCWSLGVLLYTLVYGAMPFDGSNFKRLVKQISQSDYFEPKKPSPASPLIKEMLTVCPGRRADIERICTHWWVNEGYEQNCLDIAEDLAAQTPVRLDLLLSLVPQSASAEKLLVGGDQQAGGDVANNVSSETLVPTRCHSVGSLRELDQNSSDRRIRELFEEEQPRSSAAGDAKRKLETTPSMDETAAAGVKRKERSRRKEKLDEREPRAYRSSSRHHSAPIPNSISEEAMEVEPAAIVTVPMSKTVDFDKIEDTAACLELIEESKERSSSKERSKTPLISEYQQSREPLSTESVQQICEIDRKASDERDKSQQKCTKSPNNSLYGDVIERIVLENTNKVANEKAFNNNKSGNMESKVPNRSDTNVRNETYVSQDNVQQLEPTENDFKKLKEKALSLDSELSNEVANDAPPAKPVERRRSKIFETAEKFNQLSSTAENEKPKKIFIPGVNVGGAKRAFERKASLSSITTPPPAKVSASKVIIDVPTNKKGEKDEQKLALGDCGDREMVTEDTLDKRDEAKKRAVDIISGAIGKPPMQKKLNGSPPQISPQSLDSKKLGLKIQVAPNDVRSATVSVSTPVETKFGFDVKPAAPETTITSTSDTTGVENSQLEEPKISSKMEIMLKSATLPRRKTSKAEITLSGVRPPETVAFKSEVEAKIDAFQPQKLRTQRSEVAFPVAAAVPHANRSSSLEPEGRLKAAPPKERIIPIQVEAGLERTQHSSTPPPKPPMSQRSMSQRSDSLSRQSTADSDTDSALGSTIGPEPIRKSPREYIIPIAVEGGGYVTPRSGSLEPENKTGTPTSTNPSRSRFGRPRRMSSLLSDASEDESPFSPLHGEDLLQRHMHRLRSSRPSRQPSEHADSLSSGEDDDDDGFELLTAENLFSTLLSRVRSLTQRLNVDDNRSAGFPSSRLFGRLGSQSSQAFWGLNKPLSSYESYVETRTMTTRLSESQFKHSLNRDADIFSKRDSASTSNPGTPNSPGSRSTPSRESVFEIGNNTLPRDNVEETRKAEDMETETAAKMRKEAQESLEQNFTPSLARRLSRQFIEQTRQSVPRSPSSARDNNRNSYQSPTRHMAQSLVGPSEVAKRYSTSTTTTSDRTKYRGRSLDRGIRRANSLLEPCKYDKSERHSPRRSISLFDDDDNCDDKLLPPLPKHIMTLGRRFKESVRSNVIGNVRRDSFHGYRTDKIQEEPGDDTHLSACGLKEDMDNITEDNSILEDTSISGCNSNATSMNNTTITTTITSSQSARSCEISPTESSSNLGDYGKSVCRSDLSKSFENRLLAAENLIKESKLKNLTSQQFNPNLNCNYKDTDKCDKETLMTTSDPLSLGCTKRRSCIPSLRLRSGSLTRESSVSVDRGKSLAGSSDSSVGGVNQERSILSKLFRGSGNGNGNGKEAEPKDPSNRSQKPKHRISRFLRPDFFDTPREESQYVKEKEAQRAAENERRKSRFMRRKNESKERKEDDSKDEKICKELKNEINALQKDKLDGVVPAAAFSSSSPSSSSPSSSSSFKDKSNKEEKKRAKTEQGSKSSFLHSLEKKLERLRSNDETTTSTAAKPTMNGSSISGDLTKEHELRECSAPPVSAECPSAELSLSEVKRTLSVKDLSRRGGSNKDAKNVTPSKGRVTSVLGLFKTNADTTKRNANGGSRTQNAIMSKLKRSPPKAVKSVELSFMEEDVTATSKIPTKFPRTDNKSTKKLPENKRSPPKEKVGTELKRSPPKEKAKEKESIVKERKTLVEKQSREIKRAPEKMAPSSDSSASSSVDKIKLDKTVDSPKRKSLDQSESLRKIVEDKHADPIVSSEDKKLIKTKRNISSLVGMRNESVATRIDKGEDVDKVDKKIKNLVKPKEDAACAKDEIDGSKKRIVRVVRKVVKKSSDSSENKSDKKGKSSKLPNAKKPVMMKKEKSPEGPNVTARGKEGLISIEGNDPNDQTPAAAAATRAKSDLPEKPMNAEHATENTNATRSGIEETHTGSDNVDVNDVKSLAAAPRANSQNCPSLSALPRDLSVPAVPTSPAARIDSSFDICQSRQQPLEQPRPSRANLKLDLSKIPQHAFRHATPKREPDSPRSVSPRANPAIPSVGSPKTDDPLERSGSDKLMECLSKMTHHANITGNKIIIDKPLRARDVADLKREVTECARIIENHVESRGNDPARSSQRAVADQAFVSGEPKEIVQDEESREIKLNPSQGINDVNHGVTKEAKEPPDDCTSEIFSPEEPESFDSWSICSADLNHNRSDLHSPTSPSYSLFMRGDSSESVIDRIRRRSFYSRFNDRKRPSLTAPPPGVSSVTLPRRFSFNSFRERDRDRDRSYNYGVPRMRAKDKSYILYGDDEVSSRKSPVDRERCSDALNMSLHGHQTEARKLFDPYGSTGLPSSSHESLRRYVRSPTLDLVASRAKYHSTDVIADNDLTRVPSYKSTLSRSFLNDGVADSSYCGRSTSTLPKKYGSTVSGLEPKSVEYYEEILSPSNPDYLSPRDTCRSPLLDIYLSRCENGCNHNGNLDLQQFSADKSRACTTAEIAVERDSKLLGEQKRNIMQRFSETRDTSSTAANILTNISIAERN; translated from the exons ATAAACGCAGACAAGATGGTTGTCGGAGAAGCaagtatacataatataatggGGGGGATGGAGAGCACGGGTGGCGTGCGCCTTCATAATCACAAGCGGAAGCTGAAGCAAAG GTTCGacattataaagaaattaggACAGGGCACCTATGGTAAGGTGCAATTGGGAATAAACAAGGAGACTGGTCAAGAGGTGGCAATaaagacaattaaaaaatgcaaaatagaaacGGAAGCTGATCTGATCAGAATACGGAGGGAGATACAGATCATGTCGAGTGTTCAACATCCGAATATTATTCACATTTACGAAG TGTTCGAAAACAGAGAGAAGATGGTGCTGGTAATGGAGTATGCGGCCGGGGGAGAACTATACGATTATCTAAGCGAGCGAAAAGTTCTGGGCGAGCACGAGGCCCGCAGAATATTCCGGCAGATAGCCACCGCTGTTTTCTATTGCCATAAACACAAAATCTGTCACAGAGACCTGAAGCTCGAGAACATTTTGTTGGACCAAGTCGGAAACGCCAAGATAGCCGATTTTGGTCTCTCGAACGTGTTCGACGAGCAGCGATTATTAAGCACGTTTTGCGGCAGTCCGTTATACGCGAGTCCGGAGATAGTGAAAGGAACTCCTTATCACGGGCCGGAAGTGGATTGCTGGAGTCTAGGTGTTCTACTGTACACATTGGTCTACGGTGCTATGCCCTTCGATGGGTCCAACTTTAAACGACTAGTCAAACAGATCTCACAATCCGATTATTTCGAGCCCAAAAAGCCATCCC CCGCTTCGCCGCTTATAAAGGAGATGCTCACGGTATGTCCCGGCAGACGTGCCGATATCGAGAGAATCTGTACTCACTGGTGGGTGAACGAAGGTTACGAGCAGAATTGTCTCGATATCGCCGAGGATTTGGCAGCTCAGACGCCAGTTCGACTAGATCTGTTGCTCTCTCTGGTGCCACAGTCGGCCAGCGCTGAGAAATTGCTAGTGGGAGGCGATCAGCAGGCAGGCGGGGATGTCGCGAATAATGTGTCTTCCGAAACTTTGGTGCCTACTAGATGTCATTCGGTCGGTAGCTTAAGGGAACTCGATCAGAATAGCTCCGACAGAAGGATAAGAGAGTTGTTCGAGGAAGAACAACCGAGGTCTTCCGCAGCTGGAGACGCTAAGAGAAAACTAGAGACAACACCGTCGATGGACGAGACGGCCGCGGCGGGCGtgaagaggaaagagaggtccagaaggaaagaaaagttAGACGAAAGAGAGCCTAGGGCGTACAGATCTTCGTCTAG GCATCATTCGGCTCCAATTCCAAATTCTATTTCGGAAGAGGCGATGGAGGTGGAACCGGCAGCCATTGTAACTGTTCCTATGAGTAAGACTGTTGACTTTGATAAAATAGAAGATACGGCAGCTTGTCTAGAGCTGATCGAAGAATCGAAGGAGAGATCGTCAAGTAAAGAGAGAAGTAAGACTCCGTTGATAAGCGAATATCAACAGTCACGTGAGCCATTGTCTACCGAGAGCGTTCAGCAGATCTGTGAGATCGATCGAAAGGCTAGCGATGAGCGAGACAAGTCGCAACAAAAGTGTACCAAGTCTCCTAACAATAGTTTATACGGAGACGTGATCGAGAGGATTGTTTTAGAAAACACGAATAAAGTAGCGAACGAGAAAGcgtttaacaataataagtCAGGCAATATGGAATCAAAAGTGCCAAATAGAAGCGACACGAACGTCAGAAACGAGACGTACGTGTCGCAAGATAACGTGCAGCAATTAGAACCAACGGAGAACGATTTTAAAAAGCTGAAAGAAAAGGCACTCTCCTTGGACTCCGAGCTGTCGAATGAGGTGGCAAACGACGCTCCACCTGCTAAACCCGTCGAGAGACGGCGCTCTAAAATATTTGAGACAGCTGAAAAGTTCAATCAACTGTCGTCTACCGCGGAAAACGAGAAACCTAAAAAGATCTTTATTCCTGGCGTTAACGTAGGAGGCGCGAAACGAGCCTTTGAACGAAAGGCTAGTCTCTCGTCTATAACCACACCACCACCTGCGAAAGTCAGCGCGTCCAAAGTTATCATCGATGTACCAACCAACAAGAAAGGCGAGAAGGACGAGCAGAAGCTGGCACTGGGGGATTGTGGAGATCGAGAGATGGTTACCGAGGACACCTTGGATAAGCGAGATGAAGCGAAGAAACGCGCTGTCGATATTATTAGTGGTGCCATCGGTAAGCCTCCAATGCAGAAGAAATTGAACGGCTCGCCGCCTCAGATATCGCCTCAGAGCCTGGACTCCAAGAAACTCGGATTGAAGATACAGGTTGCGCCGAATGACGTGCGATCGGCCACGGTGTCAGTCTCTACGCCGGTCGAGACGAAATTCGGCTTTGATGTTAAACCAGCGGCACCGGAAACAACT aTCACAAGTACGTCTGACACAACTGGCGTCGAAAATTCGCAGTTGGAAGAACCTAAGATATCTagtaaaatggaaataatgtTAAAGAGTGCAACGTTACCGAGACGAAAAACAAGCAAAGCTGAAATTACATTGTCCGGAGTCAGGCCGCCAGAAACTGTAGCGTTCAAGTCTGAGGTAGAAGCTAAGATTGATGCTTTTCAGCCGCAGAAATTGCGCACGCAAAGATCGGAGGTGGCGTTTCCAGTTGCCGCAGCGGTGCCTCATGCAAACAGAAGTTCAAGCTTAGAACCAGAAGGCAGACTTAAGGCTGCACCGCcgaaagaaagaattatacCTATCCAG GTAGAGGCAGGACTTGAGCGTACACAGCATTCGTCCACACCACCGCCTAAACCGCCAATGTCCCAGAGATCGATGTCTCAACGATCAGATTCTCTGTCTCGCCAATCGACCGCCGATTCAGACACGGACAGCGCTCTCGGTTCAACCATAGGACCGGAGCCAATCAGGAAGAGTCCTAGAGAGTACATAATTCCTATCGCGGTAGAGGGAGGCGGTTACGTTACTCCCAGATCGGGGAGTCTGGAGCCGGAGAATAAGACTGGCACACCGACAAGTACGAATCCATCGAGATCCCGATTCGGTAGACCAAGAAGAATGAGCTCTCTTTTATCGGACGCTAGCGAAGACGAGTCTCCCTTCTCTCCGTTGCATGG GGAGGATTTGTTGCAAAGACATATGCATCGGTTGAGGAGTTCGCGACCATCCAGGCAACCATCCGAGCACGCCGACAGCTTGTCGTCTGGCGAggacgatgatgatgacggTTTCGAGTTATTGACTGCTGAAAACTTGTTTTCCACATTGCTGTCCAGAGTGCGAAGTCTGACGCAGCGACTCAACGTTGATGATAATCGATCTGCTGGTTTCCCAAGCAGTAGACTGTTTGGTAGACTCGGCTCCCAATCATCGCAAGCGTTTTGGGGTCTTAACAAACCGTTGTCCAG CTACGAGAGCTATGTCGAAACACGGACCATGACTAC GCGGCTGTCGGAATCGCAATTTAAACATTCTCTGAATCGCGATGCGGATATATTTTCGAAGAGAGACTCCGCCAGTACTTCTAATCCCGGAACTCCAAATAGTCCTGGATCGCGTAGCACACCTTCCAGAGAGAGTGTCTTTGAAATCGGGAACAACACCTTACCCAGAG ATAATGTAGAAGAAACACGCAAAGCGGAAGACATGGAAACGGAAACAGCGGCGAAAATGAGGAAAGAGGCGCAAGAATCTCTGGAGCAGAATTTCACTCCCAGCTTGGCACGTAGATTGAGTAGGCAATTTATTGAGCAAACCCGACAATCCGTTCCGCGTTCACCATCATCTGCGCGCGACAACAACAGGAACAGTTATCAGTCGCCAACGAGACATATGGCGCAAAGTCTGGTAGGGCCGAGCGAGGTTGCAAAACGTTACTCCACATCCACGACCACGACTTCCGATCGGACCAAATACAGAGGCAGATCGCTCGATCGAGGTATTAGGAGGGCCAACAGCTTGCTAGAGCCATGCAAATACGATAAATCGGAACGGCACTCCCCACGAAGAAGCATCAGCCTgttcgacgacgacgacaactgCGATGACAAGCTATTGCCGCCTCTACCGAAGCATATAATGACGCTCGGTCGCAGATTCAAGGAATCGGTTAGATCGAACGTCATTGGTAACGTGAGGCGAGATAGCTTTCACGGTTACAGAACGGACAAGATCCAGGAAGAGCCCGGCGACGATACGCACCTGTCTGCCTGCGGACTCAAAGAGGACATGGACAACATTACGGAGGACAATTCCATATTGGAGGATACATCGATATCTGGGTGCAACTCGAACGCTACATCGATGAACAACACCACCATCACCACCACCATTACCTCAAGCCAGTCGGCCAGATCCTGCGAAATCTCACCCACGGAATCCTCGTCGAATCTGGGTGACTACGGCAAGTCGGTCTGCAGGTCCGATCTCTCAAAGAGTTTCGAGAACCGATTGCTCGCGGCGGAGAATCTAATCAAGGAGTCGAAATTGAAGAATTTGACGTCGCAACAATTTAATCCGAATCTCAACTGCAATTACAAGGATACGGACAAGTGCGACAAGGAGACTCTGATGACCACTTCGGATCCATTGTCATTGGGATGCACCAAGAGACGCAGTTGCATTCCGAGTCTCAGATTACGTTCGGGCTCGTTGACTAGAGAATCGAGCGTGAGCGTGGACCGCGGAAAGTCGCTCGCCGGCTCATCTGACTCGTCAGTCGGAGGCGTTAATCAGGAAAGATCAATTCTGAGCAAACTCTTCAGAGGCAGCGGCAACGGCAACGGCAACGGTAAGGAGGCCGAACCCAAGGACCCAAGCAATAGAAGCCAAAAACCGAAACATCGTATCTCACGCTTCTTGCGACCGGACTTTTTCGATACGCCGCGAGAGGAAAGTCAGTACGTGAAGGAGAAGGAAGCGCAGAGAGCGGCGGAGAACGAGCGTCGGAAGTCGCGGTTCATGAGGCGAAAAAATGAGAGCAAGGAGCGCAAGGAGGACGACTCGAAGGACGAAAAGATCTGTAAGGAACTAAAGAATGAGATAAACGCGCTGCAAAAGGATAAGTTGGACGGTGTCGTCCCGGCCGCCgctttttcctcctcctctccctcctcctcctcgccgtcttcctcttcctccttcaAGGACAAGTCCAAcaaggaagagaaaaagagagcgaAGACCGAACAAGGCTCGAAGAGCAGTTTTCTGCATTCGTTGGAGAAGAAACTGGAGAGGTTGCGCTCTAACGATGAGACGACGACCAGCACGGCTGCGAAGCCGACGATGAACGGCAGCTCGATCTCAGGCGATCTCACGAAGGAACACGAATTGCGTGAGTGCTCCGCGCCGCCCGTGTCCGCCGAGTGTCCGTCCGCGGAACTGAGCTTGTCCGAGGTGAAGAGAACGTTGAGCGTGAAGGATCTCTCGCGTCGTGGAGGATCGAACAAGGACGCGAAGAATGTGACGCCATCCAAGGGACGAGTGACGTCGGTATTGGGACTGTTCAAGACGAACGCGGATACCACCAAACGGAACGCGAACGGCGGCAGCCGGACGCAGAATGCGATTATGAGCAAATTGAAGAGGAGCCCGCCCAAGGCCGTCAAGTCGGTCGAGTTGTCTTTCATGGAGGAAGACGTAACCGCGACGAGTAAAATACCGACGAAATTCCCTAGAACCGACAATAAGTCGACGAAAAAGCTCCCGGAGAACAAGAGATCGCCACCTAAGGAGAAGGTAGGGACCGAGTTGAAAAGATCGCCGCCCAAAGAGAAAGCTAAGGAAAAAGAGTCGATCGTTAAGGAAAGGAAAACTTTGGTGGAAAAGCAATCGAGGGAAATTAAAAGAGCGCCGGAAAAAATGGCGCCATCCTCGGACTCCTCGGCGTCGTCATCCGTGGATAAAATAAAGCTAGACAAAACAGTGGACTCACCGAAGAGAAAATCGTTGGACCAGTCGGAATCTCTGCGGAAAATCGTGGAAGATAAGCACGCAGATCCCATCGTCAGTAGCGAAGATAAGAAACTGATAAAAACCAAAAGGAACATTAGCTCTCTAGTAGGCATGAGGAACGAGTCCGTCGCGACAAGGATCGACAAAGGCGAAGATGTCGATAAAGTCGATAAGAAGATTAAGAATTTGGTCAAGCCGAAGGAAGATGCGGCCTGTGCTAAAGATGAGATCGATGGTTCTAAGAAGAGAATAGTACGCGTTGTGAGGAAAGTCGTCAAGAAATCGTCCGACAGCTCTGAGAACAAATCCGACAAAAAAGGCAAATCATCGAAGCTGCCAAATGCGAAGAAACCCGTGATGatgaagaaggagaagagtCCCGAAGGTCCAAATGTCACGGCACGAGGAAAGGAAGGTTTAATTTCGATCGAAGGAAACGATCCCAATGATCAGACtcccgcggccgcggccgcgacACGGGCCAAGTCGGACTTGCCGGAAAAGCCCATGAATGCCGAACATGCTACGGAAAATACAAATGCGACGCGGAGTGGCATTGAGGAAACCCATACTGGATCGGATAACGTCGATGTAAACGATGTTAAATCGCTTGCCGCAGCCCCGCGGGCGAATTCTCAGAACTGTCCAAGTTTGAGCGCTTTGCCGCGGGACTTATCAGTTCCCGCGGTTCCAACGAGTCCCGCAGCTCGGATCGACTCGAGCTTCGATATCTGTCAGTCGAGGCAACAGCCATTGGAACAACCTCGGCCGAGTAGGGCGAATCTGAAACTCGATCTGTCCAAGATACCGCAACACGCATTTAGACACGCGACTCCCAAGAGAGAGCCGGACTCGCCTAGGTCCGTGTCACCCAGGGCGAATCCCGCCATCCCATCTGTCGGATCGCCTAAAACGGACGATCCGTTAGAGAGGAGTGGTTCGGACAAACTGATGGAGTGCTTGTCCAAGATGACGCACCACGCCAACATTACCGGCAACAAGATAATCATCGATAAGCCGTTGCGAGCGAGGGACGTTGCCGATCTGAAGCGAGAGGTCACCGAATGCGCCAGGATCATAGAAAATCACGTGGAATCGCGTGGAAACGATCCAGCTCGCTCCAGCCAGCGAGCCGTCGCCGATCAGGCATTCGTTTCGGGCGAACCGAAAGAGATTGTACAGGACGAAGAATCGAGAGAGATTAAGCTGAATCCTTCTCAAGGGATCAACGACGTTAACCACGGAGTGACTAAAGAGGCTAAAGAGCCACCGGATGATTGCACCAGCGAGATATTCTCGCCCGAGGAGCCCGAGAGTTTCGATTCCTGGTCAATCTGCTCGGCTGACCTGAATCACAATCGCAGCGATTTGCACTCGCCGACATCGCCGTCGTACTCTCTATTCATGCGTGGCGACAGCTCGGAATCGGTAATAGATCGAATACGAAGGCGCAGTTTCTACTCGAGATTCAATGACCGAAAGAGGCCATCCTTGACGGCGCCGCCACCGGGAGTGAGCAGCGTGACTCTGCCTAGAAGATTCAGCTTCAACAGTTTTAGAGAGAGGGACCGCGACCGAGACCGATCGTATAATTATGGAGTTCCCAGGATGAG ggCGAAGGACAAAAGTTACATTTTGTACGGCGACGACGAGGTGTCCTCGAGGAAATCACCGGTCGACCGAGAGAGATGCAGCGACGCATTGAACATGTCGTTGCACGGTCATCAGACGGAAGCGAGAAAGTTGTTCGATCCTTACGGTAGTACGGGCTTGCCGTCTTCCTCACACGAATCTCTCAGGAGATACGTGAGATCCCCGACGCTGGACCTCGTCgcgtctcgcgccaagtatcACAGCACGGACGTCATTGCGGACAACGATCTCACTCGAGTACCCTCGTACAAGAGTACCCTGTCGAGATCGTTCCTGAACGACGGTGTCGCGGACTCTTCCTATTGCGGTAGAAGCACGTCGACTTTGCCGAAAAAGTATGGCTCCACCGTCAGTGGCCTAGAACCGAAGAGCGTAGAGTATTACGAGGAGATTCTATCACCGAGCAATCCCGATTATCTATCACCACGCGACACCTGCCGTTCGCCGTTGCTGGATATCTATCTGAGCAGATGCGAAAACGGATGTAATCACAACGGCAATTTGGATTTGCAACAGTTTAGCGCCGATAAATCAAGAGCCTGCACGACGGCGGAGATCGCCGTAGAAAGGGATAGTAAGCTGCTTGGTGAGCAGAAAAG aaACATAATGCAACGCTTCAGCGAAACGAGGGATACGTCCTCGACAGCTGCGAATATCCTAACAAATATATCTATTGCCGAacgaaattga